A region from the Arthrobacter gengyunqii genome encodes:
- a CDS encoding DMT family transporter, which translates to MAWVILVLSGMLEAVWATALGKSQNFRRLWPTVIFAVGIILSMAGLAVAMQSIPVGTAYAVWVGIGAVLTAAYAMAFGGEKATLLKVLLLLGVVGCVIGLKVVG; encoded by the coding sequence ATGGCATGGGTCATCCTTGTTCTCTCCGGCATGCTGGAGGCCGTCTGGGCCACGGCGCTGGGCAAATCGCAGAACTTCCGCAGGCTTTGGCCCACGGTAATATTCGCCGTCGGTATCATCCTGAGCATGGCTGGCCTGGCGGTCGCCATGCAGAGCATCCCGGTGGGCACCGCGTACGCGGTCTGGGTGGGGATCGGCGCGGTGCTGACCGCGGCCTATGCCATGGCCTTCGGCGGAGAAAAAGCCACCCTGCTCAAGGTCCTGCTGCTGCTGGGTGTGGTGGGATGCGTTATCGGCCTGAAGGTGGTGGGCTGA
- a CDS encoding DMT family transporter, with protein sequence MPWIVLLLSAVLEAVWATALDASAGFTILIPSLIFLVAGVASMVGLAYAMNSIPISTAYAVWTGVGAVLTVAYAMAFGNEQPGLLKILFLAGIIGCVVGLKFVESAPRDKGSGTPEG encoded by the coding sequence ATGCCGTGGATTGTCTTGCTCCTGAGCGCAGTGCTGGAAGCCGTTTGGGCAACCGCCCTGGATGCTTCGGCCGGTTTCACCATACTGATTCCCTCCCTCATCTTCCTGGTCGCCGGCGTGGCCTCCATGGTGGGCCTGGCGTACGCCATGAACTCCATTCCCATCTCCACGGCGTATGCCGTGTGGACCGGGGTGGGCGCCGTCCTGACCGTTGCGTACGCCATGGCTTTCGGCAACGAACAGCCTGGGCTGCTGAAAATCCTCTTCCTCGCCGGGATCATCGGCTGCGTGGTCGGCTTGAAGTTTGTGGAATCCGCGCCTCGGGACAAGGGTTCCGGCACGCCGGAAGGCTGA
- a CDS encoding amino acid permease, which produces MATAESPSSSSSSSLFRRKPIDEVEDEKSGSKLFKSLGLWQLTAIGVGGIIGIGIFTLAGLVANGGPDAAGVGPAVLISFLVAGLASAAAALSYAEFAGMVPRAGSAYTYGYVALGEIIGWFIGWDLLLEYTAIVAVVAIGISGYFTEFMSGIGIDIPAWMQGTGDTVEGGVINVPALVVCLFITWILSRGTKTFGRFELVAVGLKVLLILFIVGLGFFFVDTANYTPFLPNGFGAVFTGAATVFFAVFGYDAMSTAAEEATDGKKHMPKAILLSLAVAMVLYILATLVLTGMQNYTDISPTAGFASAFQSVGLPVIATVISAFAVLSILTVMLTFLLGVTRVWFSMSRDGLLPGWFSGTDRRGTPQRVTWIAGIASALLAGVFPIRAVADLTNIGILAAFVVVCVAVIVLRRRQPDAPREFRLPLMPWIPAFGVLSSGFLMLQLHWETWLRFAIWLVIGVVIYWFYGRRHSLLNPNSPRLAKLPPTPETA; this is translated from the coding sequence ATGGCCACAGCGGAAAGCCCGTCTTCTTCCTCGTCCTCCTCCCTTTTCCGGCGCAAGCCCATCGACGAGGTGGAGGACGAAAAAAGCGGCAGCAAACTCTTCAAGAGCCTGGGTTTATGGCAACTTACTGCCATCGGTGTCGGCGGCATCATTGGCATCGGCATCTTCACCCTCGCCGGGCTGGTGGCCAACGGCGGACCTGATGCCGCCGGCGTCGGGCCCGCTGTGCTGATCTCCTTTCTGGTCGCCGGTCTGGCGAGCGCCGCGGCGGCGCTGTCCTATGCCGAGTTTGCCGGCATGGTGCCGCGCGCCGGTTCCGCTTACACCTACGGGTATGTGGCCCTGGGCGAGATTATCGGCTGGTTCATCGGCTGGGACCTGCTTCTGGAGTACACGGCGATTGTGGCTGTCGTCGCCATCGGCATTTCCGGCTATTTCACCGAATTCATGAGCGGGATCGGCATCGACATTCCAGCCTGGATGCAGGGCACCGGTGACACCGTTGAGGGCGGGGTCATCAATGTGCCGGCCCTGGTGGTCTGCCTGTTCATCACCTGGATTCTCAGCCGGGGCACCAAGACTTTCGGGCGGTTCGAACTGGTGGCGGTGGGACTGAAAGTGCTGCTGATTCTCTTCATTGTGGGTCTTGGCTTCTTCTTCGTGGACACCGCAAACTACACACCGTTCCTGCCCAACGGGTTCGGTGCTGTCTTCACCGGCGCCGCCACGGTGTTCTTCGCAGTGTTCGGCTACGACGCCATGAGCACCGCTGCGGAAGAAGCCACGGACGGGAAAAAGCACATGCCCAAGGCCATCCTGCTCTCCCTGGCCGTGGCCATGGTTCTGTACATCCTGGCAACGCTGGTACTGACCGGCATGCAGAACTACACCGACATCAGTCCGACCGCCGGGTTTGCTTCCGCGTTCCAATCGGTGGGGCTTCCGGTCATCGCCACTGTCATCTCGGCCTTCGCCGTGTTGTCCATCCTCACCGTCATGCTCACGTTCCTGTTGGGCGTCACCCGGGTGTGGTTCTCCATGAGCCGCGACGGCCTGCTTCCGGGTTGGTTCTCCGGCACCGACCGGCGCGGTACGCCGCAGCGGGTCACCTGGATTGCCGGGATTGCCTCGGCGCTGCTGGCCGGTGTCTTTCCGATCCGTGCCGTGGCGGACCTGACGAACATCGGCATTCTGGCGGCATTTGTGGTGGTCTGTGTGGCCGTCATTGTGCTGCGCCGCCGCCAGCCGGACGCTCCCCGGGAATTCCGGCTGCCGCTGATGCCGTGGATTCCGGCGTTCGGCGTGCTGTCCTCGGGGTTCCTCATGCTGCAGCTGCACTGGGAAACCTGGCTGCGCTTTGCCATCTGGCTCGTGATCGGCGTCGTCATCTACTGGTTCTACGGCCGCCGCCACTCGCTGTTGAATCCGAACAGCCCGCGCTTGGCCAAGCTCCCGCCGACCCCGGAAACCGCCTGA
- a CDS encoding MFS transporter, with translation MNNKSGPGLLFVLVCAMGAGPVMNYGISATSTLIIGDLGISEAQFGLLATVCFLSAALSSVSLGRLSDRISGRAQLMLIFGGTALALLLMAVSGSYLWLLIAVALAGPAQAISNPTTNRVIAHQVDPARRPGWLGIKQSGVQASQLFSSLFFPAAALLVGWRGAAAGAAVVMAVLLVYSWNKLPAAPPPLPTTGATPGTRDPFPPTVWLLAGFALLSGAGMQATNVYLPMFAQRELNFSLLMAGAAAAVAGVVGVASRVLWGRRMAGGTTVSSLLVILAVGAIGGTALLLAAGQTGLPLLLWAGVAVHGATVLGVNVVVMAAVMREVDPSRVGAASGVVSLGMYVGFAAGPLAMGLLLEYSGGFLAGWLFVAAGYLLCVVLGLILRGRTSARTPAAAERGTKA, from the coding sequence GTGAACAATAAATCCGGCCCCGGACTTTTATTTGTGCTGGTGTGCGCCATGGGCGCCGGACCCGTCATGAATTACGGCATCAGCGCCACCAGCACGCTCATCATTGGCGATCTGGGCATCAGCGAGGCGCAGTTCGGGCTGTTGGCCACCGTGTGTTTCCTCAGTGCAGCATTGTCCTCCGTGTCTCTTGGCCGGCTTAGCGACAGGATTTCCGGCCGCGCGCAGCTCATGCTGATTTTCGGGGGCACTGCTCTGGCCCTCTTGCTGATGGCAGTGTCCGGCAGCTATTTGTGGCTGCTGATTGCCGTGGCTCTTGCCGGACCGGCCCAGGCGATTTCCAATCCCACCACCAACCGGGTGATTGCCCATCAGGTGGACCCTGCCCGGCGTCCGGGCTGGCTGGGCATCAAGCAGTCAGGGGTGCAGGCCAGTCAGTTGTTTTCCAGCCTCTTTTTCCCCGCAGCCGCGCTGCTGGTGGGCTGGCGCGGCGCAGCGGCCGGAGCCGCCGTCGTCATGGCGGTGCTCCTGGTGTATTCGTGGAATAAGCTGCCCGCAGCACCGCCGCCGTTGCCGACGACGGGCGCAACTCCCGGAACGCGCGACCCTTTCCCGCCCACGGTCTGGCTTTTGGCCGGCTTTGCCCTGTTGTCGGGTGCCGGGATGCAGGCCACCAACGTTTATCTGCCGATGTTTGCTCAGCGCGAACTCAACTTCTCACTGCTGATGGCCGGCGCGGCCGCCGCCGTTGCCGGCGTGGTGGGGGTGGCTTCCCGGGTGTTGTGGGGCCGGCGGATGGCCGGCGGAACCACGGTGTCGTCGCTGCTGGTCATTTTGGCGGTGGGAGCCATTGGCGGTACGGCGCTTTTGCTGGCGGCCGGGCAGACCGGGCTGCCGTTGCTCCTGTGGGCCGGAGTGGCTGTCCACGGCGCCACGGTGCTTGGGGTGAATGTGGTGGTTATGGCCGCAGTGATGCGGGAGGTGGATCCGTCCCGGGTGGGAGCGGCCTCCGGCGTGGTCTCGCTGGGCATGTACGTCGGTTTTGCAGCGGGTCCGCTGGCCATGGGCCTGCTGCTGGAGTATTCGGGTGGATTCCTCGCCGGCTGGCTGTTCGTGGCTGCAGGCTATCTGCTCTGCGTGGTTCTGGGGCTGATCCTCCGCGGGAGGACCTCCGCACGCACCCCGGCGGCGGCGGAGAGAGGAACCAAAGCGTAG